One Micropterus dolomieu isolate WLL.071019.BEF.003 ecotype Adirondacks linkage group LG23, ASM2129224v1, whole genome shotgun sequence DNA window includes the following coding sequences:
- the LOC123963083 gene encoding neuronal vesicle trafficking-associated protein 2-like — MSKKTMQRSHIFNSFSLLQVVVKTRTEYQTEKKRLKVPKVEEFTISFTDGVSERLKVTILIILALAFLACIVFLVVYKAFTYDHACPDGFIYKHKRCIPASLEAYYAAQDANSRGRFYTVISHYSMAKQTTSHSVSPWLPGGASGQQHDTKPPSSEGH, encoded by the exons ATGTCCAAGAAAACCATGCAGAGATCTCATA TATTTAACAGTTTCTCCCTTCTCCAGGTGGTGGTGAAAACTCGCACGGAGTAccagacagagaagaagaggctGAAGGTTCCCAAGGTGGAGGAGTTCACCATCAGCTTTACTGACGGGGTGTCTGAGAGACTTAAG GTGACGATTCTGATCATCCTGGCCCTGGCCTTCCTCGCCTGCATCGTGTTCCTGGTGGTTTATAAAGCCTTCACTTATGACCATGCCTGCCCAGATGGATTCATTTATAAG CACAAGCGGTGTATCCCAGCCTCTCTGGAGGCCTACTACGCTGCCCAGGATGCCAACTCGAGGGGCCGTTTCTACACAGTGATTAGCCACTACAGCATGGCCAAGCAGACCACCTCGCACTCTGTCTCCCCCTGGCTGCCTGGAGGGGCGAGTGGGCAACAGCATGACACGAAACCCCCGAGTAGCGAGGGCCACTGA